Within the candidate division KSB1 bacterium genome, the region GATAGGTCGTACCGCGTTCATCGGTGAAGTTCACCGCGCCGATCCACAGGCCACGCGCCGCCTGCATGTCCTGGTAGGCATAGATCGCCGGCCATTGCATGCCATCCTGCTGGCTGCCGATCGGCCCGCCGACCTCGACCTCGCAGCCAATGGCGGAGAACCAACTGTGCAGCGAGCCCGCGGCCATGTAGCGGTTCTGGAATTGCGCCAGGCCCGGGCCGGGTGCCAGCAGAAAGGCCAGCATTGCAAGGCAAGCCCAAAAGCGCAGCACGTGCTTGATCTCACACATCGTTTTCATTGCTCCCTCGAGTGAAAATGAATGACGTGGCTGCCTGCGCCGGCACCGGTGATGACCGCCCGGCGTGCCCGGCGTGGCGGCGGCACACTCGTGTCATGTCAAAAAAGGGTGAACGACAATTGCAGGCCGAAGAAAATGTCCCGCGGGTTGAGAAATGTGAGAAACTCCTGGTTCGGCATGTCGATGTAGGCCTTGGTCTCAAGGATCCGTTTTTTGCGGGCCTCATCGGGATCATTGGGATCATACGGCTCGTAGGGAACGGTGCGATAGTCGCCCGGCCGGTCATTGCCGACAATGGGCGAGTAACCGGCATCGAAATCACGCAGGATTTTGCTGATGTCCGCCGGGTAGTGCAGGGACTTGAGATAGCGTTCGTAATCCTCCGCGTTCACGAAGCCGCCCTGCGACATGTACTTGAGATTGAGCGCGTTGTTGACGTCCATGAAGAACTGCACCTCGGCGTTGGCAAGGCGGAAGGTCTTGCTCAGGCGCAAGTTCACATTGTAAAAATCCTTCCAGTGCAGGATGTTTTGAATCTCTGTGATGTTGGCGCCACCCGGGGGCGTGTAATAGGCGCCGGAGGACCAGGTCGCCAGCACGTTCAACCGCCAGTTTTCCAGCGGATGCCAGCCCAGCACTTTCGGGCCGACGGCAGCCGGCGAGAAGAGATAGACATTGGCGCGTGCAAACGGCTGCGCCAGCGGCTTGACTTGATAGTGCGAGCGCGTGTCGTTCTCATACCTTTCCTGCTGGCTCTTCACATCGACATATTCGGCAAAGCCGAAGTTGCCGAAGGTGTTGACCTGATAGGTGTAGTTCAGGAATCCCTGAATCCAGTTGCCACGGTTTTTCGTGACGGTGAACTCGAAGCCGCGAATGTCTTCGTAGTTGGTCGGCTCCACCGCCTGATAGTTCACGGCGTTGCGGATGCTGCGATATCTCACCAGCCGCGGTTGCAGCGACACATCCTTGTAATAACCGGCAAGCCGCACCAGATATTGATCGAACAGGTTGTGCTCATACCCCAATTCGTAGGCCACGGTCTTTTGCAGCGGATTGTTGGGGTTGCCGATGCGAATGACTTCCTTGGTTGCGGAGGCGCGCCGGAAGAGATACAAATCATCGGGCGTGGGAAGCTGGCGAAAATGGCCGTAGTTGAAGTAGAGCTTGCTGTTCACGGAAATGGGAAAGGCAACCCCCAGGCGCGGGCTGAGGGTGAATTTGCGCTCGGTGTCGGCCTTGGCCAGCAGGGTGTCGATGCCGTCGGCCTTGGCCCCGGAGAAGGCGGCATCGAAGGGGCTTTCGATGACGTACCACTCGCCGCCGGCATGGGAATAGTCCAGGCGCAAGCCGAGATTGGCGATCATGCCCTCGAACTCCAGTTTGTCCTGCAGGTAAAGCGCACCGCGTTTCGGAAAGGTGTGCCATACCGACCGCGAGTTGTTGTCGGGGAGATAGAAATCGAACAGGGCGTAGTTGACGTTGTTGTCGGTGTAGACAAACTCGAAGCCGGCTTTGAACTGGTTGAAGCGGCCGACTTGTTTGCTGATGTCGAACTTGGCCGCCCACACCCCCACTTTGCTGCTGTCGCGCGAGTTGCTCATGCCGAAGCCCATGCGGAAATCCGGGGTGCCCAGGCCGGGCGCCGGGAAGGGATAAAAGCCGAAGGGGGCCTCGTCCACCAAGTACCCGTTGCCGAAGGCGTAGCGCGGCGTGGTGTCGCGCGGCCGGCCGGGGTTGGTTTCATACTGCGAGTGGAAGTAATGCAGCGTGGCCTCGTAGAAGGTCGAGGGCCCGAGCACGTGCGTGAGCTTGGCACCGATGCTGTTGCGTGTGATCGCGGAGGGCGCCCAGTAATCGGTGTTGAACATGCGCGTGTCGATGTAGCTCACCCGGTTGAGCGCCGCGGCAATGCTGCTGGTGGAGCGGAACAGCCCGGGCAAGCCGGCATTGTTGTTGTTCGTGCCGCGTTCCCGGCCGCTGATGCCCTCGATCATCAATTTCATTTTGGGCGTGATATCCGCGGTCAGCTTCAGTTGCATGTTGTAATCACGATAGCCGTCACGCGAGAGCGGGATGAGGTACATGTCCTGGGTGGTGCGGTAGGAGGTGAAGAAGCGCAGGTCTTTGAGGGCTTTTCCGATCACCGGCACCGGGCCGCCCAGGCTGACATCGAAGTCATAATCCGGGTCCACGATATCGAGCTGGCGGCGGTGCTGCCACAGGAAAAGCTGGCGCAGGGCCTCCGGAGTGAGGTCATTGTTGGGGTCATCATCCTGCAAGCGTTTCAACGCCACGGCATTCCAGCCGCCTTCGAAGGGGGCATATTGTTTGCGCGTGAACTCGTCCCACGCGCCGTTGTTGGTGCCGGTCCAGCACACCGCTTCATCGACGAAGGGCCGGATCCAGTAGGAATTGCGATCGTGCGGGGAGGGCCCGAAATGCTTTTGCGCCGGCGGACTGTAGCGCGAAATCAACCCGAAGGTGTAGCGATCCTTGCCGCCTTCCTTGGTGGTCACATTGACGACACCGGAGCGAATGTTGCCATATTCGGCATTGAAACCGCCGGTTTGAATCTGAATCTCTTCGATGGCGGTGTAGCTGATGCCGGTGTAGGGTTTGTTGTCGCGTTCGTCGCGCAGCGCGATGCCGTCCACCACGAAGGCCGTTTGGCTGGCGGTGTTGTCGGTGACCCGGCCGCGGATGATGATGCCGGTGTCATCATAACGCACGCCGGCTTGCAGCGCCACGACGTTCTCCAGTCGGACGACCGGCAGCGCCTCGACTTCTTTGATGTTCAGGTTCGCCGTGCTGGCGGAAACGTCCTTCTGCACCACCGGCCGCTCTGCCACCACCACCACTTCTTCACCCGCCAGGACTTCGGGTTTCATGGCCACGTTGATGGTGGTGGTGAGATCGATATTCACCCGCACATCTTTGACCTCGTAAGTCGTGTAACCGATGATGCTGGCGCGCAGCGTGTAGGTGCCGGCGGGAACGAAGGGCATGACAAAGTACCCATCCAGCGCCGTCGCCGCGCCGATGGTGGTGCCGACCAGAGTGACATTGACCGCCGGCAACGGCATTCCGGTCTCCGCATCTTTCACCGTGCCCGCAATTTTGCCGGTGGTGCCGGCATGGGCCAGTGCGAAGCAACAGGCGAGAGCAGCGGGCAGGAGCACAAACTTCTTGGGCATGCGTGACTCTCCTCTCCTTATTTTGAAAAATGGAATCGTGATCGCCAGAGGAAGCGATGATGATCAGAGAGATGCTGTCGTTTAAAAATTTATCGGGGGAGGGGTTCAGAATTTTACGCCAGAACGCAACTCCGCACGGTGCAGGCAGTCAACAAAAAAATGCAAGACTCGGACCACGCAAAGATCAACAAGCACTTTTTAATTTTTCAAAATTTGCTGTCAACCAATCGCGTTTTTTTCCCGGCTTTGTGAAAAAAGAAGGCAAAAATTCCTGTTGTTGCGAAAGGTGCTTTTTACCATTATAAGGAATGAGGTTGCGGATTTTGGGAAAGACTTGAAGGCAATCGCCACTCATGCTGTCGCGTCCAACATGATTTTGAAGGTGCAGATATGGCCACATTCACCCGGTTGGGCCCGGTCAAAATAGCCAAACTTTCCAGCCATGTCAAGCGAAATGTTCCGCCGGCGGCAATGCCCGGTTCCTTGTGATGACGTCGCCCAGAGCTCTTGTCCGATGCTGCTCACTTTTTGGAGGGCCAAGCCAATTGCGGGCAATTCAAAGGCAGTGACAGAAAAATTATGCGAGCGGGTTTTCATCGAAAACCTTCTTGCTCGCTGAATTTTGCATCCAGATTGATCCCCCGCCACGAGAAACACCGATTTGATCACGGCGCCCAAACACCCAGGGGGGTGGCGCATAAAAAATTTTGCCGGCCAACGTGCGGTCAACTCCGGCAGGGGTGCACGTCACACACGCCATTTCTTCCGGACAAGAGCAAGCCAGCATGTAAAATTCAGGCAGCGCAACCGCTATTCAACCTTCAGTGTCAGGGTCAAACACAAACAATTTGCCCACGAAAACAGAAATCCCACGGGAACAGCCATGTCGTGGGAGTCCACTTTCGTGGAGAGAAGCCGTGACGCCTTCGGCAAACGGGCGAATTTCGAAGTCAGGGCCGCTCCACCTTCGAAAAAAGTCTTGCTTGGCTTCGAACGGTATAACTGGCGGCGTTTTGTGAACACGTCATTTCCTCCGGGCAACAGCAAACCGGCATGTAAAATCCAGGTGGTCGCTCGGCATGAGACCTGAATGTTTTGCACCCGTAAATCTCCTGGCACGACTTTCTTGAAAAAGTTGGTGACATTGGACCTCTTGTCTGCAGGTGGGGATGCCGGTGCGGTGTCTTGCGCAACTGAGACAGGATTACCCCCGGCTGCCTGCCGCCCGTCAGTCATGAAGGCAATGCCAACATTTTCTTCATGACAGTTCAACCACGACTGGGCCGTGGCTCGCAGGAGAGTTTTGTGTGAAGTTCCACGCACCGGCCAAGCCGTTGCGCCTCCCGTTGGGTGAACTTTTGCAAATCTGCACTGCCTGGTTGATAGTGCAGCGCCTGCGCCACCGCCGCCGCAGACCGGTGTGGCGGGCAGGCAACAGTGTGTCTTTATCACCGCATGCGTGATGCTGCCCGGCACTGAAAATCATGGCGTTCCTGCCGCGTCCCGAATGGCATGGCATTTGTCCTTTGGCCGGCAGACTCTCACAATGACAAGGAGCCGTGAACCATGAAAACCAAGACAGTTTTGCTCGTCGCGCTCACCGTGGTCTTGCTGCTGGCGCCCAGGGCAGTGCGCTCCCAGCCGGCCGTCGCGCTCTCCAACATCGGGTTGAAGCTGGATCTCGGCGCCGGCAGTGAACGCCTGGCCGGCGCCCTGAACCTTGAACCGGCGGGCGCGCTTGCTCTGCATCTCGGATATGGCGTGTCGCAGCCGGTGACGCTGTGGCTCGGCTTGCAAGTGAGCAAGCATGTGCAGGAAGAGCTGCCGGAGTTGCAAAGCGGCATGACCGGCGTGGAGCTGAATCTGCAGTACAAACTTCGCCCCTTCCAGAGATTCCGGCCCTACGGCAAGGTTGGTCTCGGCGGTTTCATCCTGGAAACCGAAGCCACGCAAATCACACTGACTGGCGGCGGTGTG harbors:
- a CDS encoding carboxypeptidase-like regulatory domain-containing protein; its protein translation is MPKKFVLLPAALACCFALAHAGTTGKIAGTVKDAETGMPLPAVNVTLVGTTIGAATALDGYFVMPFVPAGTYTLRASIIGYTTYEVKDVRVNIDLTTTINVAMKPEVLAGEEVVVVAERPVVQKDVSASTANLNIKEVEALPVVRLENVVALQAGVRYDDTGIIIRGRVTDNTASQTAFVVDGIALRDERDNKPYTGISYTAIEEIQIQTGGFNAEYGNIRSGVVNVTTKEGGKDRYTFGLISRYSPPAQKHFGPSPHDRNSYWIRPFVDEAVCWTGTNNGAWDEFTRKQYAPFEGGWNAVALKRLQDDDPNNDLTPEALRQLFLWQHRRQLDIVDPDYDFDVSLGGPVPVIGKALKDLRFFTSYRTTQDMYLIPLSRDGYRDYNMQLKLTADITPKMKLMIEGISGRERGTNNNNAGLPGLFRSTSSIAAALNRVSYIDTRMFNTDYWAPSAITRNSIGAKLTHVLGPSTFYEATLHYFHSQYETNPGRPRDTTPRYAFGNGYLVDEAPFGFYPFPAPGLGTPDFRMGFGMSNSRDSSKVGVWAAKFDISKQVGRFNQFKAGFEFVYTDNNVNYALFDFYLPDNNSRSVWHTFPKRGALYLQDKLEFEGMIANLGLRLDYSHAGGEWYVIESPFDAAFSGAKADGIDTLLAKADTERKFTLSPRLGVAFPISVNSKLYFNYGHFRQLPTPDDLYLFRRASATKEVIRIGNPNNPLQKTVAYELGYEHNLFDQYLVRLAGYYKDVSLQPRLVRYRSIRNAVNYQAVEPTNYEDIRGFEFTVTKNRGNWIQGFLNYTYQVNTFGNFGFAEYVDVKSQQERYENDTRSHYQVKPLAQPFARANVYLFSPAAVGPKVLGWHPLENWRLNVLATWSSGAYYTPPGGANITEIQNILHWKDFYNVNLRLSKTFRLANAEVQFFMDVNNALNLKYMSQGGFVNAEDYERYLKSLHYPADISKILRDFDAGYSPIVGNDRPGDYRTVPYEPYDPNDPDEARKKRILETKAYIDMPNQEFLTFLNPRDIFFGLQLSFTLF
- a CDS encoding porin family protein codes for the protein MKTKTVLLVALTVVLLLAPRAVRSQPAVALSNIGLKLDLGAGSERLAGALNLEPAGALALHLGYGVSQPVTLWLGLQVSKHVQEELPELQSGMTGVELNLQYKLRPFQRFRPYGKVGLGGFILETEATQITLTGGGVVWALGVEYRLAKFLSLGGEFYWKDFDFDRRRLGHESDFEKLEDPLPGDSRGFMLHLTLQ